A genome region from Strigops habroptila isolate Jane chromosome 12, bStrHab1.2.pri, whole genome shotgun sequence includes the following:
- the NIPAL4 gene encoding magnesium transporter NIPA4 isoform X2: MEPLEANSSCSNGSLLTLSCLSHRVVCQVISSADPVWDNGTSNNSWVTRLETSYGFYIGLGLAVFSSFLIGSSVILKKKGLLRLVEKGGTRAGDGGHGYLKDWLWWAGLLTMGGGEAANFAAYAFAPATIVTPLGALSVLISAILSSYLLGERLNLLGKLGCMLSLVGSTVMVIHAPEDEEVTTLDEMSSKLKEPGFLAYAAILLAVCFLLIFYFAPRYGQSNILIYLTICSVIGAFSVSSVKGLGIAIKGFFAGQPVLQHPLTWILVVTLVASITTQINYLNKSLDIFNTSLVFPIYYVLFTTIVITTSVILFKEWVTMTVVDIIGTVCGFLTIILGVFLLHAFKDMDVSLGNLPQVLQSGQQAPVTRDDKNILIEVDNSSIAPEDKPKALA; encoded by the exons ATGGAGCCGCTGGAGGcgaacagcagctgcagcaacg GGTCCCTGCTCACCCTTTCGTGCCTTTCCCACCGAGTTGTGTGCCAAGTGATCAGCAGTGCTGACCCTGTCTGGGACAATGGGACTTCAAATAACTCCTGGGTAACTCGGCTGGAAACCAGTTATGGATTCTACATTGGCCTGGGTTTGGCTGTCTTCTCCAGCTTCCTCATCGGAAGCAGCGTCATCCTCAAAAAGAAGGGGCTGCTACGGCTGGTGGAGAAGGGAGGCACCAGGGCAG GAGACGGAGGCCATGGCTACCTAAAGGACTGGCTCTGGTGGGCTGGCTTGCTAACAA TGGGTGGAGGGGAAGCTGCCAACTTTGCTGCCTATGCCTTCGCTCCTGCAACGATTGTTACGCCTCTGGGGGCTCTGAGCGTTCTCATAAG TGCCATCCTGTCTTCATATTTGCTTGGAGAACGGCTCAACCTGTTGGGAAAGCTGGGCTGCATGCTGAGCCTTGTGGGCAGCACCGTGATGGTGATACATGCCCCAGAGGATGAGGAGGTCACCACTCTGGATGAAATGTCCTCTAAGCTGAAAGAACCAG gTTTCCTTGCTTATGCTGCGATCCTCTTGGCTGTCTGTTTCCTCCTGATCTTCTACTTCGCACCCCGCTATGGCCAGAGCAACATCCTCATCTACCTCACCATCTGCTCTGTTATTGGTGCCTTCTCCGTGTCCTCAGTCAAGGGCCTGGGTATTGCCATCAAGGGCTTCTTTGCTggccagcctgtgctgcagcacccatTGACATGGATCCTAGTCGTCACACTGGTGGCATCCATCACTACACAAATTAACTACCTCAATAAGTCTCTAGACATTTTCAACACATCTTTGGTGTTTCCCATCTACTATGTGCTGTTCACCACCATCGTCATCACAACTTCTGTCATCCTCTTTAAGGAGTGGGTCACCATGACTGTAGTTGACATCATTGGAACAGTTTGTGGCTTCCTCACCATCATTTTGGGAGTGTTTTTACTCCATGCCTTCAAAGACATGGATGTCAGTTTAGGGAATCTACCACAGGTCCTCCAGAGTGGACAGCAAGCACCAGTCACCCGAGATGACAAGAACATCCTAATAGAGGTGGACAACTCCAGCATCGCCCCAGAGGATAAACCCAAA GCACTTGCATGA
- the NIPAL4 gene encoding magnesium transporter NIPA4 isoform X1: protein MEPLEANSSCSNGSLLTLSCLSHRVVCQVISSADPVWDNGTSNNSWVTRLETSYGFYIGLGLAVFSSFLIGSSVILKKKGLLRLVEKGGTRAGDGGHGYLKDWLWWAGLLTMGGGEAANFAAYAFAPATIVTPLGALSVLISAILSSYLLGERLNLLGKLGCMLSLVGSTVMVIHAPEDEEVTTLDEMSSKLKEPGFLAYAAILLAVCFLLIFYFAPRYGQSNILIYLTICSVIGAFSVSSVKGLGIAIKGFFAGQPVLQHPLTWILVVTLVASITTQINYLNKSLDIFNTSLVFPIYYVLFTTIVITTSVILFKEWVTMTVVDIIGTVCGFLTIILGVFLLHAFKDMDVSLGNLPQVLQSGQQAPVTRDDKNILIEVDNSSIAPEDKPKVFMIYT, encoded by the exons ATGGAGCCGCTGGAGGcgaacagcagctgcagcaacg GGTCCCTGCTCACCCTTTCGTGCCTTTCCCACCGAGTTGTGTGCCAAGTGATCAGCAGTGCTGACCCTGTCTGGGACAATGGGACTTCAAATAACTCCTGGGTAACTCGGCTGGAAACCAGTTATGGATTCTACATTGGCCTGGGTTTGGCTGTCTTCTCCAGCTTCCTCATCGGAAGCAGCGTCATCCTCAAAAAGAAGGGGCTGCTACGGCTGGTGGAGAAGGGAGGCACCAGGGCAG GAGACGGAGGCCATGGCTACCTAAAGGACTGGCTCTGGTGGGCTGGCTTGCTAACAA TGGGTGGAGGGGAAGCTGCCAACTTTGCTGCCTATGCCTTCGCTCCTGCAACGATTGTTACGCCTCTGGGGGCTCTGAGCGTTCTCATAAG TGCCATCCTGTCTTCATATTTGCTTGGAGAACGGCTCAACCTGTTGGGAAAGCTGGGCTGCATGCTGAGCCTTGTGGGCAGCACCGTGATGGTGATACATGCCCCAGAGGATGAGGAGGTCACCACTCTGGATGAAATGTCCTCTAAGCTGAAAGAACCAG gTTTCCTTGCTTATGCTGCGATCCTCTTGGCTGTCTGTTTCCTCCTGATCTTCTACTTCGCACCCCGCTATGGCCAGAGCAACATCCTCATCTACCTCACCATCTGCTCTGTTATTGGTGCCTTCTCCGTGTCCTCAGTCAAGGGCCTGGGTATTGCCATCAAGGGCTTCTTTGCTggccagcctgtgctgcagcacccatTGACATGGATCCTAGTCGTCACACTGGTGGCATCCATCACTACACAAATTAACTACCTCAATAAGTCTCTAGACATTTTCAACACATCTTTGGTGTTTCCCATCTACTATGTGCTGTTCACCACCATCGTCATCACAACTTCTGTCATCCTCTTTAAGGAGTGGGTCACCATGACTGTAGTTGACATCATTGGAACAGTTTGTGGCTTCCTCACCATCATTTTGGGAGTGTTTTTACTCCATGCCTTCAAAGACATGGATGTCAGTTTAGGGAATCTACCACAGGTCCTCCAGAGTGGACAGCAAGCACCAGTCACCCGAGATGACAAGAACATCCTAATAGAGGTGGACAACTCCAGCATCGCCCCAGAGGATAAACCCAAAGTATTCATGATCTACACCTAG